In Salinisphaera sp. T31B1, the following are encoded in one genomic region:
- the mdoH gene encoding glucans biosynthesis glucosyltransferase MdoH, with protein sequence MSPDHSRPDDAIVRTLSAYLKRLPLTPERRQSLYASVIATQPTDMTHAFGALADELASGQDDEQALVARVQAAYPGLHGSDQPSGALRGASMPRLNRWPMSPADIDRRPWRVLSPLVPWLRRGGRALPKAVPSRLKAVVRWRQCLLATMVAIPAAGATAYMGTVLPHRGATLLETFILGAAFMLFAWILVGFWTALSGFFVLSRGDRYLVRGEQNPAADDGARTAIVMPIYEEDVSRTFAGLRAIYESLEATGRLAEFDFFVLSDSVKPDTVVAEQKAWADTCDALGAFGRFFYRRRRARVKRKSGNLADFCRRWGGHYRYMIVLDADSIMVGKTLTAMVDRMQANPSAGLIQTPPTAVNRDSMLARVQQFATRVYGRMFAAGLHFWHLDNAHYWGHNAIIRIAPFMAHCALPRLPGRGALSGEILSHDFVEAALMRRAGWGVYIAYDLAGSYEEVPPTLLDELGRDRRWCQGNIQHIRLLFSDNLAPAHRALFANGVMAYTSAAIWFIFLLLSSGEAILEALRTPDYFPVAGALFPQWPVWQPIWAVSLFVATLVVLFLPKILGMAMIIWRGRQAEFGGVGSLVGSTLIEIFLTSLLAPIRMLAHTRFVFTTLLGMQVKWDSQQRADVQVAWLRALRFHLPGMILAVVWGGLLVWYTPGFAPWLAPILVPLLLAPAVTVLTSRVDLGVWMRRHDLQLIPEERHPPAELARVVELEAAAGPEADFADAVVDPVINALHIGLQGRPRRFADELVDYRQSLTDRALAEGAQSLTTGEQKTLLADPARMRWLHEAVWTQAPAAWQVRLEQASTQAPAGSV encoded by the coding sequence GTGAGTCCAGATCACAGCCGACCCGACGATGCCATCGTGCGGACACTCAGCGCCTACCTGAAGCGTCTGCCGCTCACGCCAGAGCGTCGTCAGAGTCTGTACGCGAGCGTGATCGCGACCCAGCCTACGGACATGACACACGCGTTCGGCGCGCTCGCCGACGAGTTGGCCAGCGGACAGGACGACGAGCAGGCGCTGGTGGCGCGGGTGCAGGCCGCCTACCCCGGGCTGCACGGTAGCGACCAGCCCAGCGGCGCGCTGCGCGGTGCGTCCATGCCGCGTCTGAATCGCTGGCCGATGTCGCCGGCCGATATCGATCGAAGGCCCTGGCGTGTGTTGTCGCCGCTGGTGCCCTGGCTGCGCCGCGGAGGACGCGCCCTGCCCAAGGCGGTGCCGAGCCGGCTCAAGGCGGTGGTGCGCTGGCGGCAATGTCTGCTGGCGACCATGGTGGCCATTCCCGCGGCCGGCGCGACAGCCTATATGGGCACGGTATTGCCGCACCGCGGCGCCACGCTGCTGGAAACATTCATCCTGGGCGCCGCGTTCATGCTGTTTGCCTGGATTCTGGTGGGATTCTGGACCGCGCTGTCGGGGTTCTTCGTGCTCTCGCGCGGCGATCGCTACCTGGTCCGCGGCGAGCAGAATCCGGCCGCCGATGACGGCGCGCGTACCGCCATCGTCATGCCCATCTATGAAGAGGACGTGTCCCGCACGTTCGCGGGGCTGAGGGCGATCTACGAATCCCTGGAGGCGACCGGACGTCTGGCCGAGTTCGATTTCTTCGTGCTCAGCGATTCAGTCAAGCCGGATACCGTCGTCGCCGAGCAGAAGGCATGGGCCGATACCTGCGATGCGCTGGGTGCGTTCGGCCGTTTCTTCTATCGACGCCGGCGAGCGCGGGTCAAGCGCAAGAGCGGCAATCTGGCCGATTTCTGTCGCCGTTGGGGCGGCCATTACCGCTACATGATCGTGCTCGATGCCGACTCGATCATGGTCGGCAAGACGCTGACCGCGATGGTCGACCGCATGCAGGCCAACCCCAGTGCCGGATTGATTCAGACGCCGCCGACCGCGGTCAACCGTGACAGCATGCTCGCTCGCGTGCAGCAGTTCGCCACCCGGGTCTACGGCCGTATGTTTGCGGCGGGGCTGCATTTCTGGCACCTAGATAACGCCCACTACTGGGGGCATAACGCGATCATTCGTATCGCCCCGTTCATGGCGCACTGCGCACTCCCGCGTCTGCCGGGCCGCGGCGCGCTGTCCGGCGAGATCCTGTCGCACGATTTCGTCGAGGCGGCGTTGATGCGGCGCGCGGGGTGGGGTGTATATATCGCCTACGACCTCGCGGGCAGCTATGAGGAAGTCCCACCCACGCTGCTCGACGAACTCGGCCGCGACCGGCGCTGGTGTCAGGGCAATATCCAGCATATCCGGCTGCTGTTTTCGGACAATCTGGCGCCGGCTCACCGGGCCCTGTTCGCCAACGGGGTGATGGCCTATACCTCTGCGGCGATCTGGTTCATCTTCCTGCTGTTGTCCAGCGGCGAGGCGATACTGGAGGCGCTGCGCACGCCCGACTATTTCCCGGTCGCCGGTGCGCTGTTTCCGCAGTGGCCGGTCTGGCAGCCGATATGGGCAGTGAGCCTGTTCGTAGCCACTCTCGTGGTGCTGTTTCTTCCCAAGATTCTGGGGATGGCCATGATCATCTGGCGCGGGCGTCAGGCGGAGTTCGGCGGCGTGGGCAGTCTGGTCGGTTCCACGCTCATCGAGATCTTCTTGACGTCGCTGCTCGCCCCCATCCGCATGCTTGCCCATACCCGCTTCGTTTTCACGACCCTGCTCGGCATGCAGGTCAAGTGGGACAGTCAGCAGCGGGCCGATGTACAGGTTGCCTGGTTGCGTGCGCTCCGCTTTCATCTGCCCGGTATGATTTTGGCCGTGGTTTGGGGCGGACTGCTTGTCTGGTACACGCCCGGTTTTGCGCCGTGGCTGGCGCCCATCCTCGTGCCGTTGCTGCTTGCGCCGGCGGTCACCGTGCTGACCTCGCGAGTCGATCTCGGTGTCTGGATGCGCCGCCACGATCTGCAGCTGATTCCCGAAGAGCGGCACCCGCCGGCGGAGCTGGCCCGCGTGGTGGAACTGGAAGCGGCAGCTGGTCCCGAGGCGGACTTCGCCGATGCGGTCGTCGATCCGGTGATCAACGCCTTGCATATCGGCCTGCAGGGCCGGCCGCGTCGGTTTGCAGACGAGCTCGTCGACTATCGCCAGAGTCTGACGGACCGGGCGCTGGCTGAAGGCGCGCAGTCGCTGACCACCGGTGAACAGAAGACCTTGCTGGCCGATCCGGCACGCATGCGCTGGCTCCACGAAGCGGTATGGACACAGGCGCCCGCGGCCTGGCAGGTGCGCCTGGAGCAGGCGTCTACGCAAGCGCCGGCCGGGTCTGTATAG
- the glmU gene encoding bifunctional UDP-N-acetylglucosamine diphosphorylase/glucosamine-1-phosphate N-acetyltransferase GlmU — protein MGLHIVVLAAGKGKRMHSALPKVLQPLGDRPLLKHVVEAAQALDPEAIHVVYGHGAEQVQSALGYLDVNWVFQEQQLGTGHAVDQAIGDVPDGAQVLVLYGDVPLIRAGTLSHLVEAAGQSALALLTVVLDDPSGYGRIKRDDDNRVVGIVEEKDTSADERYIREVNTGLLCAQAGHLRDWLSRLTNENTQGEYYLTDCIAMAAGDGISIVAGQAGSVAETQGINDKRDLAVAERQLQKRQAEALMAQGLTLRDPDRFDLRGSLRVGRDCIIDVNAVIEGEVVLGDGVSIGPHCVLRNCTIGDQTQVLSHTVIEHAEIGDRCQIGPFARLRPDTRLGDRAKIGNFVETKKIRLGKGSKINHLSYVGDAHVGDNVNIGAGVITCNYDGANKHLTTIGDDAFIGSDCQLVAPVAVERGATIGAGSTITKTAPADALTLTRGKQVTIENWKRPRKHTPGHD, from the coding sequence ATGGGTCTACATATTGTCGTGCTCGCCGCGGGCAAGGGAAAGCGCATGCATTCCGCCCTGCCCAAGGTGCTCCAACCGTTGGGCGACCGACCGTTGCTCAAGCATGTCGTGGAAGCTGCGCAGGCGTTGGATCCGGAAGCGATCCACGTCGTCTATGGTCACGGTGCCGAGCAGGTGCAGTCGGCTCTGGGTTATCTGGATGTGAACTGGGTCTTCCAGGAGCAGCAGCTGGGTACCGGTCACGCGGTCGATCAGGCAATCGGCGATGTGCCGGACGGGGCCCAGGTCCTGGTGCTGTACGGCGACGTGCCTTTGATCCGGGCCGGCACGTTGTCGCATCTGGTCGAAGCCGCGGGCCAGAGCGCCCTGGCGCTGTTGACCGTCGTGCTCGACGATCCCAGCGGCTACGGGCGTATCAAGCGCGACGATGACAACCGTGTGGTCGGCATCGTCGAGGAGAAGGACACAAGCGCCGACGAGCGGTATATCCGCGAGGTGAACACCGGCCTTCTGTGTGCCCAGGCCGGGCATCTTCGCGACTGGCTGTCGCGGCTGACCAATGAAAATACGCAGGGCGAGTACTATCTAACCGACTGTATCGCCATGGCGGCCGGCGACGGGATCTCGATCGTCGCAGGCCAGGCGGGCAGCGTCGCCGAGACACAGGGCATCAACGACAAACGCGATCTGGCCGTGGCCGAGCGACAGCTGCAGAAGCGCCAGGCCGAGGCCCTGATGGCTCAGGGTCTGACTCTGCGCGACCCCGATCGTTTCGATCTGCGTGGGTCGCTGCGTGTCGGCCGGGATTGCATCATCGACGTCAACGCTGTGATCGAAGGTGAGGTCGTACTCGGCGATGGTGTGAGCATCGGCCCGCACTGCGTGCTGCGCAACTGTACGATCGGTGATCAGACCCAGGTGCTGTCGCATACCGTCATCGAGCACGCCGAGATCGGCGATCGCTGCCAGATCGGCCCGTTCGCCCGGCTGCGGCCGGACACCCGACTCGGCGATCGCGCCAAGATCGGGAATTTCGTCGAAACCAAGAAGATCCGGCTGGGCAAGGGCAGCAAGATCAATCACCTGAGCTATGTCGGGGATGCCCACGTCGGCGACAACGTCAATATCGGTGCGGGCGTGATCACCTGCAACTACGATGGGGCCAACAAGCATCTGACCACGATCGGCGACGACGCCTTCATCGGCTCGGATTGTCAGTTGGTGGCCCCCGTGGCCGTCGAGCGGGGCGCGACGATTGGCGCCGGCTCGACGATCACCAAGACTGCACCGGCCGATGCGCTGACCTTGACTCGCGGCAAGCAAGTCACCATTGAAAACTGGAAACGCCCGCGCAAGCATACGCCCGGCCACGATTGA